From one Fusobacterium sp. JB019 genomic stretch:
- a CDS encoding aminotransferase class IV codes for MKINEGLLYGYGLFETIKVINNEPIYLLEHFDRMKNSSKELDINLYIDFEEFQEKIRKEINKFPNENFALRVSVLKDNNMSSMIFSIREINYTQKMYKDGFKLTFSDILKNETSKIVYHKTLNYLENLRELKRVKENGYNEVIFLNTKGQIGECSTSNIFVVKNKKIYTPKLESGILNGIIRQKIIDSLKKLGIEVYEENMDKEFLLTGDEIFITNSLMGIMPISKINNLNYKMQFTNELKKTLTF; via the coding sequence ATGAAAATTAATGAAGGTTTATTATATGGATATGGACTATTTGAAACTATAAAAGTTATAAATAATGAACCTATTTATTTGTTGGAACATTTTGATAGGATGAAGAATTCCAGTAAGGAATTAGATATAAATCTGTATATAGATTTTGAAGAATTTCAGGAAAAAATAAGAAAAGAAATAAATAAATTTCCTAATGAAAATTTTGCTTTAAGAGTAAGTGTTTTAAAAGATAATAATATGAGCAGTATGATTTTTTCTATACGAGAAATAAACTATACCCAAAAGATGTATAAGGATGGATTTAAATTAACTTTTTCTGATATATTGAAAAATGAAACTTCTAAAATAGTATATCATAAAACCTTGAATTATTTAGAAAATCTTAGAGAGTTAAAGAGAGTTAAAGAAAATGGATATAATGAAGTTATATTTTTAAATACAAAAGGTCAAATAGGAGAATGCTCTACAAGCAATATATTTGTAGTGAAAAATAAAAAAATATATACTCCAAAATTAGAAAGTGGGATTTTAAACGGAATTATTAGACAAAAAATAATTGATTCTCTCAAAAAATTAGGGATAGAAGTTTACGAAGAAAATATGGATAAAGAATTTTTATTAACTGGAGATGAAATATTTATAACTAATTCTCTTATGGGGATAATGCCTATTAGTAAAATAAACAACTTAAATTATAAGATGCAATTTACAAATGAATTAAAAAAGACCTTAACTTTTTAA
- a CDS encoding MetQ/NlpA family ABC transporter substrate-binding protein, whose protein sequence is MKKILSLLILTILSSQLLFANIVLKVGASPVPHAEVLENIKPLLKEKGIDLKIVEFNEYVTPNLALANKDLDANFFQHIPYLEKFKRERNLKLSQVGDVLIGPIALYSKKHKSLDELNKKDTIAIPNDPSNGGRALILLHNKGIITLADPTNLFATEFDIIKNPKKLKFKSLEAPQLPRVLDDVDFAVINSNYAIQGGLSPVKDALLREDKNSPYVNVVAVRQGDEQNETVLELVNALRSQKSKDFILKKYQGSIIPTF, encoded by the coding sequence ATGAAAAAAATATTATCACTACTAATATTAACTATTCTTAGTTCTCAGCTTTTATTTGCAAATATTGTCTTAAAAGTAGGAGCTAGTCCTGTACCACATGCTGAGGTATTAGAAAATATTAAACCTTTACTTAAAGAAAAAGGAATTGATCTTAAAATAGTTGAGTTTAATGAATATGTTACTCCTAATCTTGCTCTTGCTAATAAAGATCTAGATGCTAATTTTTTCCAACATATACCTTATTTAGAAAAATTTAAAAGAGAAAGAAATTTAAAACTTTCTCAAGTTGGAGATGTTTTAATCGGTCCAATAGCTCTTTATTCCAAGAAACATAAATCTTTAGACGAACTTAATAAAAAAGACACTATTGCTATACCTAATGATCCATCTAATGGAGGAAGAGCATTAATCCTTTTACATAACAAGGGAATTATTACTTTAGCTGATCCTACTAATCTTTTTGCCACAGAATTTGATATTATTAAAAACCCTAAAAAATTAAAATTTAAATCTTTAGAAGCACCTCAACTTCCTCGTGTTTTAGATGACGTTGACTTTGCTGTTATAAATAGCAATTATGCTATTCAAGGAGGCTTATCTCCAGTTAAAGATGCACTGCTTAGAGAAGATAAAAATTCTCCTTATGTTAATGTTGTTGCTGTTAGACAAGGAGATGAACAAAATGAAACTGTTTTAGAATTAGTTAACGCTCTTAGAAGTCAAAAATCAAAAGATTTCATTCTAAAAAAATATCAAGGATCTATAATTCCAACTTTTTAA
- a CDS encoding MetQ/NlpA family ABC transporter substrate-binding protein has protein sequence MKKTFKTLLLTGINLLLLSQLAFGNTILKVGATPVPHAEILQAIKPDLAKEGIDLKIVEFTDYVTPNLALADKDLDANFFQHVPYLEKFKKERNLKLTSAGNVHVEPLGLYSKKHKSLDELNKKDTIAIPNDPSNGGRALILLHNKGIITLADPTNLYATEFNIAKNPKKLRFKSLEAAQLPRVLDDVDFAVINTNFVIETGLSPEKDALLLEGKDSPYANIVAVRNDDLNKPEIKKLMAALQSEKVKKFIEKKYNGAVVTAF, from the coding sequence ATGAAAAAAACATTTAAAACATTATTATTAACAGGTATCAACTTATTACTTTTAAGCCAATTAGCTTTTGGAAATACCATATTAAAAGTTGGAGCTACCCCTGTACCACATGCTGAAATATTACAAGCAATTAAACCTGATTTAGCTAAAGAAGGAATCGATCTTAAAATAGTTGAATTCACTGATTATGTTACTCCTAATTTAGCTCTTGCAGATAAAGATTTAGATGCTAACTTTTTTCAACATGTTCCTTATTTAGAAAAATTTAAAAAGGAAAGAAACTTAAAACTTACATCAGCTGGAAATGTTCACGTAGAACCTCTTGGACTTTATTCTAAGAAACATAAATCTTTAGACGAACTTAATAAAAAAGACACTATTGCTATACCTAATGATCCATCTAATGGAGGAAGAGCATTAATCCTTTTACATAACAAGGGAATTATTACTTTAGCTGATCCTACTAATCTTTACGCTACTGAATTTAATATTGCTAAAAACCCTAAAAAATTAAGATTTAAATCTTTAGAAGCTGCCCAACTTCCTCGTGTTTTAGATGATGTTGACTTTGCTGTTATAAATACTAATTTTGTTATTGAAACTGGTTTATCCCCTGAGAAAGATGCTTTATTACTTGAAGGAAAAGATTCTCCATATGCTAATATTGTTGCTGTTAGAAATGATGATTTAAACAAACCTGAAATAAAAAAATTAATGGCTGCTTTACAAAGTGAAAAAGTTAAAAAATTTATTGAGAAAAAATATAATGGTGCTGTTGTTACTGCATTCTAA
- a CDS encoding methionine ABC transporter permease, whose translation MVFNMIFNSTLETLYMVLFSTLFSLVIGFPIGILLVITKEGNIWEKQKLNQILEFIINTLRSFPFIILMICLFPLSRIIVGTTIGVNAAIVPLSISAAPFVARIVEGALNEIDKGLIEASSSMGANNLTIIFKVMIPETLPHLIHGITVTIISLIGYSAMAGTIGAGGLGDLAIRFGYQRFKVDIMIYAVIVIIILVQLIQSLGNYLVYRTKKNR comes from the coding sequence ATGGTCTTTAATATGATTTTTAATTCTACATTAGAAACTTTATATATGGTTTTATTTTCAACTTTATTTTCTTTAGTTATTGGTTTTCCTATTGGTATCTTACTTGTTATAACAAAGGAAGGAAATATCTGGGAAAAACAAAAATTAAATCAAATTTTAGAATTTATTATTAATACTCTTAGATCTTTTCCATTTATTATTCTTATGATTTGTTTATTTCCACTATCTAGAATAATTGTAGGAACAACCATTGGAGTTAATGCTGCTATAGTACCTCTTTCAATATCTGCTGCACCTTTTGTAGCTAGAATAGTTGAAGGTGCTCTAAATGAAATTGATAAAGGTTTAATTGAAGCTAGTTCTAGTATGGGAGCTAATAATTTAACTATAATCTTTAAAGTAATGATACCTGAAACACTTCCTCATCTTATACACGGAATTACTGTAACTATAATCAGTCTTATTGGATACTCTGCAATGGCTGGAACTATAGGTGCTGGAGGTCTTGGAGACTTAGCTATTAGATTTGGATATCAAAGATTCAAGGTTGACATTATGATTTATGCTGTTATTGTTATAATAATTTTGGTTCAATTAATACAAAGTTTAGGTAACTATCTTGTTTATAGAACAAAGAAAAATAGATAA
- a CDS encoding ATP-binding cassette domain-containing protein has protein sequence MIRIQNINKTYPNNFAAVKNVNLHIKKGDIFGVIGLSGAGKSSLIRLLNRLEEPTSGEIIIDGTNITSLNKKELLEKRKKIGMIFQHFNLLSSRTVEENVAFSLEIAKWEKSKIKSRVSELLELVELSDKSKSYPSQLSGGQKQRVAIARALANNPEILLSDEATSALDPKTTKSILQLIRNIQNKLGLTVVMITHQMEVIRDICNKVAVMSHGEIVETGGVHHIFSNPKTETTKELISYLPNNEESTADLMKTKGKMLIKLNFLGSISKDPIISRAIKKFNVDFSIIGGSIESLSTMRVGHLYVELSGDFEEQKLIIPWLTEEGVIVEVIYNGL, from the coding sequence ATGATACGTATACAAAACATTAATAAAACTTATCCCAATAATTTCGCTGCTGTTAAAAATGTTAATTTACACATTAAAAAAGGAGACATATTTGGTGTTATTGGTTTAAGTGGAGCTGGAAAATCATCTTTAATTAGACTTTTAAATAGATTAGAAGAGCCTACAAGCGGTGAAATAATTATTGATGGAACTAATATAACTTCTTTAAATAAAAAAGAACTTCTTGAAAAAAGAAAAAAAATTGGAATGATTTTTCAACATTTTAATCTTTTATCTTCTAGAACTGTTGAAGAAAATGTCGCTTTTTCTTTAGAAATAGCTAAATGGGAAAAATCTAAAATCAAATCAAGAGTTAGTGAACTATTAGAACTTGTTGAACTTTCTGACAAAAGTAAGTCTTACCCCAGTCAACTTAGTGGTGGACAAAAACAAAGAGTAGCTATAGCTAGGGCTCTTGCTAACAATCCTGAAATACTATTATCAGATGAAGCAACTTCTGCTTTAGACCCTAAAACAACTAAATCAATTCTACAGTTAATAAGAAATATCCAAAATAAACTAGGTCTTACTGTAGTTATGATTACTCACCAAATGGAGGTTATAAGAGATATCTGTAATAAAGTTGCTGTAATGTCTCATGGAGAAATAGTAGAAACTGGGGGAGTTCATCATATATTTTCAAATCCTAAGACTGAAACTACAAAAGAACTTATATCTTATCTTCCAAATAATGAAGAGTCTACTGCTGATTTAATGAAAACTAAAGGAAAAATGTTAATTAAATTAAATTTTCTTGGATCTATTTCAAAAGATCCTATTATTTCAAGAGCAATTAAAAAATTTAATGTGGATTTTAGTATAATAGGCGGATCAATTGAAAGTCTTTCTACAATGAGAGTTGGTCATTTATATGTAGAACTTTCTGGAGATTTTGAAGAACAAAAATTAATTATTCCTTGGTTAACAGAAGAAGGAGTTATTGTGGAGGTGATATATAATGGTCTTTAA
- the putP gene encoding sodium/proline symporter PutP produces the protein MMTMETMITFVVYLIFLVGVGIYFYKKTESAEDYLIGGRGMGSWVTALSAQASDMSGWLLMGLPGAVYSSGMSQIWVVVGLAVGTYLNWRYVAPKLRVQTEETKTMTLPNFLSEKLGDKTGTIRIFSAAIVLFFFTVYSASGLVASGKLFESILGIDYKVAVLIGVGTIVFYTFMGGYLACCWTDFFQGSLMFLAILVVPGLAYVKGGGMAEIQMAAQAKEISLSVFKSGNIGTLAIISSLAWGLGYFGQPHILSRFMSVKGLKELAQARKIAMVWVIISLMGAMAIGITGIAVFKDIAEIGGDSERVFIYMITKLFNPWVGGILLAAILSAIMSTIDSQLLVSSSTLSEDFYKFIKKNATEKEIMWTGRFGIIIISAIATVMAMNPSTKILAMVSYAWGGFGGVFGPAIIATLYVKGLNWRSVFSGMLIGTITLILWKTIGYGAYLYEIVPAFAINAIVITITEKYLFGVKKDSKVTCN, from the coding sequence ATGATGACAATGGAGACAATGATAACATTTGTAGTGTATTTAATATTTTTAGTAGGAGTAGGAATTTATTTTTATAAGAAAACAGAAAGTGCAGAAGATTATTTAATTGGTGGAAGAGGTATGGGGTCTTGGGTAACAGCTCTTTCGGCTCAGGCAAGTGATATGAGTGGATGGTTATTGATGGGATTACCTGGGGCTGTTTATTCATCTGGAATGTCACAAATATGGGTTGTAGTTGGTCTTGCTGTGGGAACTTATCTCAATTGGAGATATGTAGCTCCTAAATTGAGAGTACAAACAGAAGAAACAAAGACAATGACATTACCTAATTTTTTAAGTGAAAAATTAGGAGATAAAACAGGAACAATAAGAATATTTTCTGCAGCAATAGTATTATTTTTCTTTACTGTTTATTCTGCATCAGGACTTGTTGCTTCTGGAAAATTATTTGAAAGTATTTTAGGAATAGATTATAAAGTAGCAGTATTGATAGGAGTAGGAACAATAGTTTTTTATACTTTTATGGGAGGATATTTAGCTTGTTGTTGGACAGACTTTTTTCAAGGAAGCTTAATGTTTTTAGCGATATTAGTAGTACCAGGACTTGCTTATGTAAAAGGTGGAGGAATGGCAGAAATACAAATGGCAGCTCAAGCAAAAGAAATATCTTTAAGTGTATTTAAATCTGGAAATATAGGAACTTTAGCAATAATTTCTTCTCTTGCTTGGGGGCTTGGATATTTTGGACAGCCACATATATTATCAAGATTTATGAGTGTTAAAGGGTTAAAAGAATTAGCTCAAGCTAGAAAAATAGCAATGGTATGGGTAATTATTTCATTAATGGGAGCTATGGCAATAGGAATAACAGGTATAGCTGTATTTAAGGATATTGCTGAGATAGGTGGAGATTCTGAAAGAGTGTTTATATATATGATTACAAAACTTTTTAATCCTTGGGTAGGAGGAATATTACTTGCAGCAATACTTTCAGCAATAATGTCAACTATTGATTCTCAGTTATTAGTATCTTCTTCTACTTTATCTGAAGATTTTTATAAATTTATAAAGAAAAATGCAACTGAAAAAGAAATAATGTGGACTGGAAGATTTGGAATAATAATAATATCTGCAATAGCTACAGTAATGGCTATGAATCCATCTACAAAAATACTAGCTATGGTTTCCTATGCTTGGGGAGGATTCGGAGGAGTATTCGGTCCTGCAATTATTGCAACTCTTTATGTAAAAGGTTTAAATTGGAGAAGTGTATTTTCTGGAATGTTAATAGGAACTATAACTCTTATTTTATGGAAAACTATTGGTTATGGAGCATATTTATATGAAATAGTTCCAGCTTTTGCTATAAATGCTATTGTGATTACCATAACTGAAAAATATTTATTTGGTGTAAAAAAAGATAGTAAAGTAACTTGTAATTAA
- the rbsB gene encoding ribose ABC transporter substrate-binding protein RbsB, protein MKKVLKLLIVGFCIGMISTVAFAKGKVGLVVSTLNNPFFVDLKEGAQDKAKQLDMELIVLDSQNDPAKELSNVEDLIVRGVDVILINPTDSDAVYRAVKNANRSKVPVITLDRGANRGEVVTHIASDNVAGGKMAGEFILNKLGKNSKIIELEGIPGTTAARDRGKGFNEIANDNLNVVARQAADFDRTKGLNVMENMIQAQPEIDGVFAHNDEMALGALKAIGNKNILVVGFDATADAVKSVEEGKLAATIAQQPKLIGAKGIETSNKIIKGETTPKFIPVDLKLIKK, encoded by the coding sequence ATGAAAAAAGTATTAAAATTATTAATTGTAGGATTTTGTATTGGAATGATTTCAACAGTGGCTTTTGCTAAAGGAAAGGTAGGATTAGTAGTATCAACTTTAAATAATCCTTTCTTTGTAGATTTAAAAGAAGGTGCTCAAGATAAAGCAAAACAACTAGATATGGAACTTATAGTTTTAGATTCCCAAAATGATCCCGCTAAAGAATTATCAAATGTAGAAGATTTAATTGTAAGAGGAGTTGATGTAATATTAATTAATCCCACAGATTCAGATGCAGTATACAGAGCTGTAAAAAATGCTAACAGATCTAAAGTTCCTGTTATTACTTTAGATAGAGGAGCAAATAGAGGCGAAGTAGTAACTCACATCGCATCTGATAATGTTGCTGGAGGAAAAATGGCTGGAGAATTTATTCTAAACAAATTAGGTAAAAATTCTAAAATTATTGAATTAGAAGGTATACCTGGAACAACTGCTGCAAGAGATAGAGGAAAAGGATTTAATGAAATCGCTAATGATAATTTAAATGTAGTTGCAAGACAAGCAGCTGATTTTGATAGAACAAAGGGGCTTAATGTAATGGAAAATATGATCCAAGCTCAACCTGAAATAGATGGTGTTTTTGCTCACAACGATGAAATGGCTCTAGGAGCTTTAAAAGCTATTGGAAATAAAAATATATTAGTTGTAGGATTTGATGCAACTGCTGATGCTGTTAAATCAGTTGAAGAAGGAAAATTAGCTGCTACTATAGCTCAACAACCTAAATTAATTGGAGCAAAAGGAATAGAAACATCAAATAAAATAATAAAAGGAGAAACAACTCCTAAATTTATTCCAGTGGATTTAAAATTAATTAAAAAATAA